In Geopsychrobacter electrodiphilus DSM 16401, a single window of DNA contains:
- a CDS encoding respiratory chain complex I subunit 1 family protein gives MIGKLVLHLVLLLLFAPLLPGIITKTKAIFGGRIGAPVLQLYYDLARLWRKGFVFSRTTTWVFLTGPVVGLVVPLLASLLIPFGALQAPVSFEGDLILFVYLFGLARFFTASAALDTGSSFEGMGAVREVTFSCLAEPTVLFALLVLARISDGLSLNTLFGSHLLAAWRSPAGASLGLILVCLFVVMLVENSRIPFDDPNTHLELTMVHEVMVLDHSGPALGMILYGASLKMMVLGALLVRLALPWQTGWWALDALIFLAGLAGIAVLIGVVESFMARLRLPRIPQMLIGTSLLSIFALVLVLR, from the coding sequence GTGATCGGCAAGCTGGTTCTGCATCTCGTTCTTTTGCTCCTCTTCGCCCCGCTGTTGCCAGGGATTATCACCAAGACCAAAGCCATATTCGGTGGCCGTATCGGTGCCCCGGTGCTGCAGCTTTACTACGATCTCGCCCGACTATGGCGTAAGGGATTTGTTTTCAGTCGCACTACCACCTGGGTTTTCCTGACCGGTCCGGTGGTCGGCCTGGTGGTTCCGCTCCTGGCTTCGCTGCTGATACCTTTTGGGGCGCTGCAGGCCCCGGTCAGCTTTGAAGGTGATCTGATTTTGTTCGTTTACCTGTTCGGCCTCGCACGCTTCTTTACCGCCAGCGCAGCGCTCGATACCGGTTCGAGTTTCGAAGGGATGGGGGCGGTGCGTGAAGTGACTTTCTCCTGTCTGGCTGAACCGACGGTGCTTTTTGCGCTGCTGGTCCTGGCCCGGATCTCCGATGGCCTTTCGCTCAACACCCTGTTCGGCTCCCATCTGCTGGCAGCCTGGCGCAGTCCGGCTGGCGCCTCACTTGGGTTGATTCTGGTGTGCCTCTTTGTGGTTATGCTGGTCGAGAATTCACGCATTCCGTTCGATGATCCCAACACCCACCTGGAACTCACCATGGTTCATGAGGTGATGGTGCTCGATCACAGTGGCCCGGCCCTCGGCATGATTCTTTACGGCGCCTCGCTCAAAATGATGGTTTTAGGGGCCCTGTTGGTGCGCCTGGCACTCCCCTGGCAAACCGGTTGGTGGGCGCTTGACGCCCTGATTTTTCTCGCCGGACTGGCCGGGATTGCAGTACTGATCGGGGTAGTCGAATCGTTCATGGCGCGCCTGCGTTTACCGCGTATCCCGCAGATGTTGATCGGAACCTCGCTGTTATCGATCTTCGCCCTGGTGTTGGTGCTGCGATGA
- a CDS encoding proton-conducting transporter membrane subunit, with amino-acid sequence MIWLIGAILLTSLAGVPGLFCSRQGTGGERLACLMSLVGCVSGVIAVGLLLVSGHEMRLELPWTIPGGALALRLDAITATFLLPLFLVVATGAVYGLSYWPQSKNPANGRKLRLFYGLLSGSMILLLSSRNGVLFLMGWEVMALAGYFLITTEDHKEDVRRAGFIYLIATHSGTLALFALFALLDQASGSLMFPAAGTLTAASAGLMFLLGLFGFGMKAGIMPLHIWLPGAHAAAPSHASAILSGVMIKTGIYGLVRLTSFFVEIPPWWGWTMLLLGIISGIMGVALALAQHDIKRLLAYHSVENIGIISLGLGLALLGRSYHVPALVALGLAGCLLHVANHGLFKSLLFLSAGSVIHAVGSRDIDSYGGLLKSQPWTGTLFLGAAVAICGLPPFNGFISEWLIYLGSFQPLRHPASALGMAVLAAPALALIGALALACFVKVFGITFLGEPRSTAAAQAHEAPGSMLAPMALLLVACAWIGLLPTTLVPLLRAAVVEWSGSAESTVLGSNLAPLGRIGLIGWLLVALLGALALWLKRRSRTAPHNVGTWGCGYQFPTARMQYTASSFADMLVQLFNFGLLSERHGGKVTGLFAAASGFESHTPDAVLDRILFPGGQGIAWFCRKLRALIQNGRIASYLLYVALTVIALLALFVL; translated from the coding sequence TTGATCTGGCTTATAGGGGCGATCTTACTAACTTCGTTGGCCGGTGTGCCCGGACTCTTCTGTTCTCGACAGGGGACCGGCGGGGAACGGCTGGCCTGCCTGATGAGCCTGGTCGGCTGTGTCAGTGGCGTGATTGCCGTCGGCCTGCTCCTGGTCTCGGGCCACGAAATGCGCCTGGAGCTGCCTTGGACCATTCCAGGCGGGGCCTTGGCTCTGCGACTCGACGCAATCACTGCCACCTTTCTGCTGCCGCTCTTTCTGGTTGTCGCAACCGGCGCCGTTTATGGTCTGAGCTACTGGCCCCAGAGTAAAAATCCGGCAAACGGCCGTAAACTGCGGCTCTTTTATGGCCTGCTCAGCGGATCGATGATTCTGCTCCTGTCGTCCCGCAACGGCGTGCTGTTTCTGATGGGCTGGGAAGTGATGGCTCTGGCCGGCTATTTTCTGATCACCACCGAAGATCACAAAGAGGATGTCCGCCGCGCCGGATTTATCTATCTGATCGCCACCCACAGTGGCACTCTGGCCCTCTTCGCCCTCTTCGCCCTGCTCGATCAAGCATCAGGATCCCTGATGTTCCCCGCCGCCGGAACCCTGACCGCCGCAAGCGCTGGTCTGATGTTTCTGCTCGGTTTGTTCGGGTTCGGCATGAAGGCCGGGATAATGCCGCTGCACATCTGGCTGCCCGGTGCCCACGCCGCTGCACCGAGCCATGCTTCGGCGATCCTCTCCGGTGTCATGATCAAAACCGGTATCTATGGTTTGGTGCGGCTTACCTCCTTCTTTGTCGAGATTCCGCCCTGGTGGGGCTGGACCATGCTGCTGCTCGGGATCATTTCGGGGATCATGGGTGTTGCCCTGGCGTTGGCTCAGCATGACATCAAGCGACTGCTCGCCTACCACAGCGTCGAAAATATCGGCATTATTTCCCTCGGTCTGGGGCTGGCCCTGCTCGGTCGCAGCTACCATGTCCCGGCACTGGTGGCCCTTGGTCTGGCCGGTTGTCTGCTCCACGTCGCCAACCACGGGCTGTTTAAGTCCCTGCTGTTTTTGAGTGCCGGCTCGGTGATCCATGCGGTCGGCAGCCGCGATATCGACAGTTATGGCGGACTGCTCAAGTCACAACCCTGGACCGGGACCTTATTTCTGGGTGCGGCCGTAGCGATCTGTGGACTCCCCCCATTCAACGGATTTATCAGTGAATGGCTGATCTATCTCGGCTCCTTCCAACCCTTGAGGCACCCCGCCTCGGCCCTGGGCATGGCTGTCCTGGCAGCCCCGGCCTTGGCGCTAATCGGCGCATTAGCGCTCGCTTGCTTTGTCAAGGTGTTCGGCATCACCTTTCTCGGTGAACCACGCAGCACAGCCGCAGCCCAGGCGCATGAAGCCCCAGGCAGTATGCTCGCACCCATGGCACTGCTGTTGGTCGCCTGTGCCTGGATCGGGCTGCTCCCGACCACCCTGGTTCCACTGCTGCGCGCCGCCGTTGTCGAATGGAGCGGAAGCGCCGAGAGCACAGTTCTGGGGAGCAACCTGGCGCCCCTCGGCCGCATCGGTCTCATCGGCTGGCTTTTGGTGGCTCTGCTCGGCGCCCTGGCCCTCTGGCTCAAGCGCCGCAGCCGCACAGCGCCACACAATGTCGGCACCTGGGGTTGCGGCTATCAATTTCCCACGGCACGCATGCAATATACGGCCAGCTCTTTTGCTGACATGCTCGTGCAGCTGTTTAATTTCGGCCTTTTGAGCGAACGTCACGGCGGCAAGGTCACCGGCCTGTTTGCTGCGGCGTCCGGCTTTGAAAGTCACACCCCCGACGCAGTTCTGGACCGTATTCTTTTCCCGGGGGGCCAAGGCATTGCCTGGTTCTGTCGCAAACTAAGGGCCCTGATTCAAAACGGACGCATAGCCTCTTACCTGCTTTATGTCGCCCTGACCGTTATCGCGCTCCTCGCCTTATTCGTGCTGTGA
- a CDS encoding proton-conducting transporter membrane subunit: MTLFITALLILLVGSLLSIAARKSSLATLIGTLSAVSATLISGYIALQVLLSGQALSYSALWSVPGGAFTLRLDPLAAFFVLPISIITLCCALYAGPYLAHEGQQRPLAPHWFFFNIMAIAMLLVTTAANALLFLAAWEAMTISSFFLVAWDHHLEEVRKAAWLYLLAAHLGMMLLVAMFILAGSYCPSLDFSDFGPLAQLPLGMASLLYLLALFGFGVKAGLFPIHIWLPNAHPAAPSHVSALMSGVLIKTGIYGILRVISFLPPAPIWWGWLMALLGAGGALYGISLAAQQRDIKRCLAYSTVENIGIMFLGLGFGLVAAAEGHPTLALFAYAGGMLHLWNHALFKGVMFLGAGTLLHATGTRDMNMMGGLLKRMPLAGLLWIGGSLAIGALPPLNGLVSEWLIYIGLAKAGSALGGFAALMPLLLFGLLGLVGALALVTFSRLIGICLLGEPRTAAAAHAHEAAPRMLLAMAALLAGCLTIGLYPQGALRLLTPALAQVSGVTVGPELALAVAPLGHWGLLLLLGLGVFTGVLVLLRNLRPQAQAATWACAFRFPTPRMAYTGEGFSELAAWHLLPKIMRPELHVKNVSGVFPEEGHLSQTSPDPVLIRILNPLFVALADRCQRLRWLQQGKLSIYLVYIFIASAVLMAWSLWAGGQGGG; this comes from the coding sequence ATGACCCTGTTTATAACGGCTTTACTCATTTTACTTGTCGGTAGTTTGCTCTCCATCGCCGCGCGAAAATCATCGCTGGCGACCCTGATCGGGACCCTCTCGGCGGTTAGCGCAACCCTTATCTCAGGCTATATTGCACTTCAGGTTCTGCTCAGCGGGCAGGCGCTCAGCTACTCCGCTCTCTGGTCGGTTCCCGGGGGCGCCTTCACCCTGCGACTCGATCCGTTAGCGGCCTTTTTCGTCCTGCCGATCTCTATCATTACCCTCTGTTGTGCCCTCTATGCCGGGCCCTATCTGGCCCACGAGGGTCAGCAGCGGCCACTGGCGCCGCACTGGTTCTTTTTCAACATCATGGCCATCGCCATGTTGCTGGTGACCACCGCCGCCAATGCGCTGCTCTTTCTGGCCGCCTGGGAGGCCATGACCATCTCCTCCTTCTTTCTGGTTGCCTGGGACCATCATCTGGAAGAGGTGCGCAAGGCCGCCTGGCTCTACCTGCTGGCCGCCCACCTCGGCATGATGCTGCTGGTCGCCATGTTTATTCTGGCAGGCAGCTATTGTCCCAGCCTTGACTTCAGCGACTTCGGACCCTTGGCGCAACTCCCCCTCGGCATGGCCTCGCTGCTCTATCTGCTGGCGCTGTTCGGTTTCGGCGTCAAGGCCGGACTCTTTCCGATTCATATCTGGTTGCCTAATGCTCATCCGGCAGCCCCCAGCCATGTTTCGGCCCTGATGTCCGGGGTATTAATCAAAACCGGTATCTACGGCATTCTGCGGGTTATCAGTTTTCTCCCCCCCGCTCCGATCTGGTGGGGCTGGCTGATGGCTCTGCTCGGAGCAGGCGGTGCCCTCTACGGGATTTCACTGGCCGCGCAGCAGCGCGACATCAAACGTTGTCTGGCCTATTCAACCGTCGAAAACATCGGCATCATGTTCCTTGGTTTGGGCTTTGGTCTGGTCGCCGCCGCCGAGGGACATCCGACTCTGGCGCTCTTTGCTTATGCCGGAGGCATGCTCCACCTGTGGAATCATGCGCTTTTCAAAGGGGTCATGTTCCTCGGCGCCGGCACCCTGCTGCACGCCACCGGCACGCGTGACATGAACATGATGGGTGGCCTGCTCAAGCGCATGCCACTGGCCGGACTTTTGTGGATCGGGGGCAGTTTGGCCATCGGAGCCTTGCCACCCCTCAACGGCCTGGTCAGTGAATGGCTGATTTATATTGGTTTGGCCAAAGCGGGCTCCGCATTGGGGGGCTTTGCTGCTCTCATGCCACTTTTGCTCTTCGGCCTGCTCGGTCTGGTGGGTGCGCTGGCTCTGGTGACATTTTCGCGCCTGATCGGCATTTGTCTGCTCGGGGAACCGCGCACCGCGGCGGCGGCCCATGCCCATGAGGCGGCGCCACGGATGCTGCTCGCCATGGCGGCATTACTTGCGGGCTGTTTGACGATCGGCCTCTATCCTCAGGGAGCCTTGCGCTTACTGACGCCAGCGTTAGCACAAGTATCAGGTGTGACGGTCGGGCCTGAGCTCGCCCTGGCGGTTGCTCCGCTGGGACACTGGGGACTGCTGCTGTTGCTCGGACTGGGAGTTTTCACCGGAGTTCTTGTTTTACTGAGAAACTTGCGCCCACAGGCACAGGCGGCCACCTGGGCCTGCGCTTTCCGCTTCCCCACGCCGCGCATGGCGTATACCGGCGAAGGATTTTCCGAACTTGCGGCCTGGCACCTGCTTCCTAAAATCATGCGCCCTGAGCTACACGTCAAGAATGTCAGCGGGGTTTTCCCGGAGGAAGGCCACCTGTCGCAGACCTCCCCAGATCCCGTCTTGATCCGCATACTAAACCCTCTTTTCGTTGCCCTTGCCGACCGTTGTCAGAGACTACGCTGGCTGCAACAAGGGAAGTTGTCGATCTACCTGGTTTATATTTTCATCGCGAGCGCAGTGCTTATGGCCTGGAGTCTATGGGCCGGCGGACAGGGAGGAGGATGA
- a CDS encoding PTS sugar transporter subunit IIA: MNLNVKDAARLLSVSEKTIYRWIKQDIVPAYKVHESYRFNRAELLEWATARRRGVAGDAYEEPEADDQPLPSLTDALETGGVFYRVEGKTREEVLTDAVGHLRVPEDIDLGHLTQMLITREQLAPTATGSGIAIPHPRSPGLLNVLRPTVTLCFLEEPVDFHALDGQPVSILFMIIAPNLRSHLHLLSRLSFVLHNSDFRDTLLQEGSREKIFAALTQAESFIKTN, encoded by the coding sequence ATGAACCTTAATGTCAAAGATGCAGCGCGGCTGCTATCGGTTTCGGAAAAGACCATCTATCGCTGGATCAAGCAGGATATCGTTCCCGCCTATAAGGTCCACGAAAGCTACCGCTTCAACCGGGCGGAACTATTGGAGTGGGCAACGGCACGCCGTAGAGGCGTAGCGGGGGACGCCTATGAAGAGCCCGAAGCCGACGACCAGCCGCTCCCCTCACTGACAGATGCTCTTGAAACCGGCGGGGTATTTTACCGCGTTGAAGGTAAAACCCGCGAAGAGGTTTTGACCGATGCGGTGGGCCACCTGCGGGTGCCGGAAGATATCGACCTGGGTCACCTGACCCAGATGCTGATTACCCGCGAACAACTCGCGCCAACCGCCACCGGTTCCGGCATTGCCATACCCCACCCGCGCAGTCCTGGTCTGTTGAATGTCCTGCGTCCGACAGTGACACTCTGTTTTTTGGAAGAACCGGTCGATTTTCACGCCCTCGATGGCCAACCGGTCTCGATCCTCTTTATGATTATCGCACCGAATCTGCGCTCACACCTGCACCTGCTCTCGCGCCTGAGTTTTGTGCTGCACAATTCGGACTTTCGCGACACTCTCCTGCAGGAAGGGAGCCGCGAAAAAATCTTTGCCGCCTTGACCCAGGCTGAAAGTTTCATCAAGACGAACTGA
- a CDS encoding NADH-quinone oxidoreductase subunit B family protein, producing MFRIFNKIRKTGQLTEPLPTEDQRVAKLGSACQQEIARKFAGSLAIRMVDAGSCNGCELEMHAVNNGFYDIERFGIHFVASPRHADLLLITGPVSRHMQAALLRTYEATPAPKLVVGMGECAANGGEFGVSYASCGALENVLPVDAVIPGCPPTPLQLLQGILELLQER from the coding sequence ATGTTCCGCATCTTCAATAAAATCCGCAAAACCGGCCAGCTGACCGAACCCCTGCCAACCGAAGACCAGCGGGTCGCAAAGCTGGGGAGCGCCTGTCAACAGGAGATTGCGCGCAAGTTTGCGGGTTCGCTAGCGATCCGCATGGTTGATGCCGGCAGCTGTAACGGCTGTGAACTGGAGATGCATGCGGTTAATAACGGTTTCTACGATATCGAACGCTTCGGCATCCACTTTGTCGCCTCACCGCGCCACGCAGATCTGCTGCTGATCACCGGTCCCGTTTCGCGTCATATGCAGGCCGCACTCCTGCGCACCTATGAAGCGACTCCTGCACCCAAACTGGTGGTCGGCATGGGCGAATGTGCAGCCAACGGCGGAGAATTCGGCGTTTCCTACGCCAGCTGCGGGGCGCTTGAAAACGTCCTCCCGGTCGATGCCGTCATCCCGGGCTGCCCCCCCACCCCGCTCCAACTCTTACAAGGAATCCTCGAACTCTTGCAAGAACGTTGA
- a CDS encoding NADH-quinone oxidoreductase subunit C, whose translation MSKRQPPQIPSGTTREFAAALRAIGVASTESQALHPGCLSLQISSCDWGKAAELARDEKLRFSTCWGEHCPPNILIFSLFVGGDGQLLLQTQVSEEDPQLPAQTPFFAGASRQERVLQDMLGVQLLAHPDPRRWLRHQAWSEGDFPLRVDFPRAGRPTERTPPDCDYPFAATEGSGVYEIPVGPVHAGIIEPGHFRFQAVGERILRLEEHLGYVHKGIEKIAVGRDLAGLIRLAGRVSGDSTVVHSWAACQAVEQALGVAPSARALALRAIACERERIANHLGDIGAVCNDVGFAFAQVQMTRLRELWQRDNAHVFGHRLMMDYLRPGGVAGDLNTEQVQLQLMSCGTLRIEIVELMPLLLEYPSLQDRLRDTGLLSPAKAARLGALGYVGRASNHQYDLRRDAPYPPYDRLKVEVPAYIEGDVARRVRVRGDEILVSLGLIEELLRKLPAGELATVCSLPGREAQGLGLIEGWRGETLAYVRLGADGTVLRYAPRDPSAINWLALEEMMDDVIVPDFPVCNKSVNGSYSGHDL comes from the coding sequence ATGAGTAAACGCCAGCCGCCCCAGATCCCCAGCGGGACAACCCGTGAATTTGCCGCGGCACTGCGCGCCATCGGAGTCGCCAGCACCGAGTCTCAAGCCCTGCACCCCGGCTGTCTCAGTTTGCAGATTTCCAGCTGTGACTGGGGGAAGGCCGCCGAACTGGCGCGGGATGAAAAACTGCGATTTTCAACCTGCTGGGGTGAACATTGCCCGCCAAATATCCTGATTTTCAGTCTCTTTGTGGGCGGTGATGGCCAGCTGCTGCTGCAGACCCAGGTGAGCGAAGAGGATCCCCAGCTCCCGGCTCAAACGCCTTTTTTTGCAGGCGCTTCACGACAGGAGCGGGTTCTGCAGGACATGCTGGGCGTGCAGTTGCTGGCGCATCCCGATCCCCGGCGCTGGCTGCGACATCAAGCCTGGAGCGAAGGCGACTTTCCCTTGCGCGTCGATTTCCCGCGCGCCGGACGCCCCACCGAACGAACACCGCCCGATTGTGATTACCCCTTCGCTGCCACCGAAGGCTCCGGAGTCTACGAAATCCCGGTCGGTCCCGTTCACGCTGGCATCATCGAACCGGGCCATTTCCGTTTTCAGGCGGTCGGTGAGAGGATCCTGCGTCTCGAAGAGCATCTGGGTTATGTGCATAAGGGAATAGAAAAGATCGCCGTCGGCCGTGACCTGGCGGGGCTGATCCGCCTGGCGGGACGGGTCTCGGGCGATAGCACAGTCGTCCACAGCTGGGCGGCCTGTCAGGCTGTCGAACAGGCGCTGGGGGTCGCCCCCTCAGCGCGGGCTCTGGCGCTGAGAGCAATCGCCTGCGAACGCGAACGGATCGCCAACCATCTGGGGGATATTGGCGCCGTCTGCAACGATGTCGGCTTCGCCTTCGCCCAGGTGCAGATGACGCGCCTGCGGGAATTATGGCAGCGCGACAACGCCCATGTCTTCGGTCACCGGCTGATGATGGATTATCTGCGGCCGGGCGGAGTCGCCGGCGATTTAAACACCGAACAGGTTCAACTGCAGCTCATGTCCTGCGGCACCTTGCGCATCGAAATTGTAGAGCTGATGCCACTGCTGCTCGAATATCCCTCCTTGCAGGATCGTCTGCGCGACACCGGGCTGCTCTCCCCTGCAAAAGCCGCAAGACTCGGCGCCCTCGGCTACGTCGGCCGCGCCAGTAACCATCAGTATGATCTGCGCCGCGACGCCCCCTATCCACCCTACGACCGCTTAAAGGTCGAAGTTCCAGCCTACATTGAAGGCGACGTCGCCCGCCGCGTGCGGGTCCGTGGTGACGAAATTCTGGTGTCACTAGGATTGATCGAAGAGCTACTGCGCAAGCTTCCCGCCGGGGAGCTTGCGACCGTTTGCTCCCTTCCCGGCCGCGAGGCGCAGGGCCTGGGACTGATCGAAGGCTGGCGCGGCGAAACCCTGGCCTATGTCAGACTCGGTGCCGACGGAACAGTGCTGCGCTACGCCCCCCGCGATCCCAGCGCCATCAACTGGCTGGCGCTGGAAGAGATGATGGACGATGTCATCGTGCCCGACTTTCCGGTCTGCAATAAATCGGTCAATGGGTCATACTCAGGGCACGATCTATAG